The Sporosarcina sp. Marseille-Q4943 genome includes the window ATAATCATGTATTATCTCCCGAAGTATCCTTTCTGCCCGATAACGAAGATCAAGTGCGGACTCTCCATCTTGTATCGGGATATGTACCGGCCTGCCGCCTTTAGGCAACGGATACTTGATTGCCGCTTCTTTTCTCGACATTCCAGCTAAAACCCCATTATTAAATTCTCTTAACTCATCATAAAACCGTATTTCGCAACCGATTGCCTCCTGCAAAATTCGCGCTGTCCCACTTGCCCTCTTCAAAGTGCTCGATAATATGATTTCAGGCGGATATTCTGTTGCAACAGCCGCAGCCATCTTTCTTGCTTGCACCTCTCCTAATTCGGTCAACGGAAAGTCCGCTCTTCCTTCATGAACTTCCAATAGATCCGCTTCTGATTGGCCGTGCCTAATGATCAGTATTTCCATCTTTCTCCCCACTTTCTATAAATAATCCCCCATCAATCCTACCATATAACATCATAGCAATCTTCCAAATTTCTGATTAGTCACATAAAAACCAAACAACAAAATTAACATTCAGGAGAGGTGTAATGAAACGTTATTCCCATATAATTCATGTATTCTTTTAACATTAAATAGAATAAAATATTCACGTGTTAGAAATTTATTAAGGAATGGGGTCAAGCCTTTGAAGGCGGTTCGTATTTTATTAGTTTTACTTGTTACTTTTAGTCTATTTTCTGTACCGCACACTTTTGCAGCAGAAAAAACCATCGATCAATATTACATAGCTGATGTAGATTACAGCCATGGGGCATACGAACAATTAGAACGGTTCTTGTATGCAGATATCATAGATGGATATGAAGAAACAGAAGTTTATGAAGAAGATGGAGAAGTATATGAATATACTTCAGTCCTTTTAAAGCCAGAAAATAGTATTACACGTGCACAATTCACAAAGATACTAGTTAATGCTATGAATTTAACAAGTGGTGACATAAACAAAACGTTCCCTGATGTTAAATCTTCAGCCTGGTATTATAACTATGTCCAAATTGCTAGCAGCAGAGGGATTATTACTGGAAAAGAAGATGGAACCTTTAAACCAAATGATAAGATTACTCGTGCTCAAATGGCTGCTATGATTTATCGTGCATTTAATGAGACGGTGGATTTCTCAACAACAGGAAAAACTTTTAAAGATGTTACTCAAAAAAACTACGCTTATGAAGCAGTTGTAAAAACAGCAGGCGTCGGAATCGTAAATGGGTACGGAGACGAGTTCAAACCGAATAATTTCGCTAAACGTTCCCATGCGGTATTGATGATCGACCGTGCATTACATCTGGAACCCGGAACAGCTGAAGACGAACTTTCAGTCATTCAAACTGTAAATCGTAACGTCTCAGAAGAGTTGTCACTATCCTCTGATGAACAAAATAGTGAAGCGTTGGAAGCTCTTTACCGTGAAACGACAATGGGTTACCAGCTTGCATATTCGCTTGATAGCCAGAGCCTACTAGATGACCCTGAATTTTCAATCGGCTCCATTAAGATGGAGCAAGTCGGAGAGCATACAAGCAGCATTATTTCCTTAAACAAACGTTTTGCAGAAGTTAAGATCGACAATTTAAAAGTTAATGTTTCTATTAGCGAACCAGACATGAAGTTTG containing:
- a CDS encoding S-layer homology domain-containing protein, with the protein product MKAVRILLVLLVTFSLFSVPHTFAAEKTIDQYYIADVDYSHGAYEQLERFLYADIIDGYEETEVYEEDGEVYEYTSVLLKPENSITRAQFTKILVNAMNLTSGDINKTFPDVKSSAWYYNYVQIASSRGIITGKEDGTFKPNDKITRAQMAAMIYRAFNETVDFSTTGKTFKDVTQKNYAYEAVVKTAGVGIVNGYGDEFKPNNFAKRSHAVLMIDRALHLEPGTAEDELSVIQTVNRNVSEELSLSSDEQNSEALEALYRETTMGYQLAYSLDSQSLLDDPEFSIGSIKMEQVGEHTSSIISLNKRFAEVKIDNLKVNVSISEPDMKFEMTIDLSGTAYVKKTEDGTWKIYNIVYDDEDYEDTLTETMAGN
- a CDS encoding histidine phosphatase family protein, with protein sequence MEILIIRHGQSEADLLEVHEGRADFPLTELGEVQARKMAAAVATEYPPEIILSSTLKRASGTARILQEAIGCEIRFYDELREFNNGVLAGMSRKEAAIKYPLPKGGRPVHIPIQDGESALDLRYRAERILREIIHDYKDYERVAIVSHGGLISNLFNAFFNLPIGDVVFPTGDTGIHLLELREDIRVVKFINKLDHLSYDNALNVTRRNLR